Proteins from a single region of Corvus hawaiiensis isolate bCorHaw1 chromosome 6, bCorHaw1.pri.cur, whole genome shotgun sequence:
- the AMN gene encoding protein amnionless — MAAGCEMKRLLFLLGILQLLAATAAVYKQWIPNTNFETAYNWDKDRVPCASDVVHFEKDKVVSVFVRSPHALTDMYLPLNGELVLAAGAGFTAFDGSWDPGCDSGGTVRFANAEHHTWFDPTLWQDVLPSGEPKPSGPIFSVDEERVPCRYDDVVFQPETSFRINIDSSQPVIHLRSVSVMGQELNTPASWAGYLGGPSAPLQFHGNGTLQVTGTGCPDKSGCACGNTLDGPRICAALLRASGRQCPEPACQSPLQPLGHCCGVCGATINLDFTPDFDLQKYQDRLVQELLSQPKYAGVQMAISKVHKAQTFLGILSRSSTPLIQIVLIDDRAGVQAGTAAEQLAADIMENIAQHGEALGISSGKMEVATGSTASGQVGSHPVSRITAGTVMGLLFSLLFLGGILFLYRRGNLRLPALHLSWSWDRMEEPVSPAPASDKGFSNPMFNVEPPGADLGEETPKDLQVFYLNPLYDASETET, encoded by the exons ATGGCAGCCGGCTGCGAAATGAAGCGCCTGCTCTTCCTTCTGGGAATCTTGCAGCTCCTTG ctgccactgctgctgtgtaCAAGCAGTGGATCCCCAACACCAATTTCGAAACCGCCTACAACTGGGATAAAGACAGAGTCCCCTGTGCCAGCGACGTGGTTCACTTTGAGAAGGACAAG GTTGTCTCAGTCTTCGTCAGGTCTCCCCACGCGCTGACGGACATG TACCTGCCCCTGAACGGAGAACTCGTGCTGGCAGCCGGTGCAGGATTCACAGCTTTCGATGGCAGCTGGGATCCAGGCTGTGACTCAG GTGGAACAGTGAGGTTTGCCAATGCCGAGCACCACACGTGGTTCGACCCCACACTGTGGCAGGATGTTCTTCCCAGTGGGGAGCCCAAGCCAAGTGGGCCCATCTTTTCTGTGGATGAGGAGCGTGTCCCGTGCCGCTATGATGATGTTGTCTTCCAGCCCGAAACCTCCTTCCGGATAAACATCGACTCATCACAGCCAGTGATTCACCTCCGCAGCGTCTCTGTCATGGGCCAG GAGCTGAACACCCCAGCATCCTGGGCTGGGTACCTGGGGGGCCCCTCCGCCCCGCTGCAGTTTCATGGCAATGGCACTCTCCAGGTGACAGGCACTGGCTGTCCTGATAAGTCCGGCTGTGCCTGCGGGAACACCCTG GATGGCCCCCGCATCTGCgcagccctgctcagggcaTCAGGGAGGCAGTGCCCAGAGCCAGCGTGCCAGAGCCCTTTGCAGCCCCTTGGCCACTGCTGTGGGGTCTGTG GGGCCACCATTAACCTGGATTTCACTCCTGATTTTGACCTGCAGAAGTACCAGGACAGATTGGTACAAGAGTTGCTGAGCCAG CCCAAGTACGCTGGTGTGCAGATGGCCATATCCAAGGTGCACAAAGCACAGACCTTCCTGGGCATCCTGTCCCGAAGCTCCACTCCTCTGATCCAAATCGTGCTGATCGATGACAGAGCAGGAGTGCAGGCGGGCACTGCTGcggagcagctggcagcagacATCATGGAGAACATAGCACAGCATG GTGAAGCTCTTGGCATTTCAAGTGGCAAAATGGAAGTGGCcactggcagcactgccagcgGGCAGGTGGGGAGCCACCCAGTGAGCAGGATCACAGCGGGGACAGTCATGGGGCTACTCTTCAGTCTCCTGTTCCTTGGAGGGATCCTCTTTCTCTACAGAAGGGGAAATCTGAG GTTGCCTGCCCTGCACCTGTCCTGGTCCTGGGACAGAATGGAGGAGCCGGTGTCCCCCGCACCAGCCAGTGACAAAGGCTTCAGCAACCCCATGTTCAACGTG GAGCCTCCAGGGGCTGACCTTGGAGAGGAAACACCTAAAGATCTCCAGGTCTTCTACCTCAACCCTCTGTATGATGCAAGCGAGACAGAGACCTGA